ATCACTGGACTTATTTTCCGTTCTCTGGTCATCGTCACTCTCAGCCTCAGTCATCTTGTTGAACGTTTGAATATTTGGAGTCTAATCAAAACAAACGCATACTACAAACGCCTGTTTTCAATACTACCTTATGGGCACTAATCACACTATTTTTCGTACTTGGGCTGTCTGGTGTGTGAACCAAGCAGAAAACGGTAGCAGGAGAGCAGCAGGAGAGACAGCCGTTTCCCGGGTTTCTCAGAGCCTCGGTGTTGCCGGATATTCAaatttccttctctctctgccACACCAAGCTCCGACAACAGAGGACAGAGCCAGAGCTATAGAAATAGAatatgtatatgtatgtatatgtattctatagctctgtcgACAATCTGTAAATTGTGACAATTATAATAAGTTGTAAACTTGTAACTCAATCGGCTCAACCACCAGTTGATAATATTTCAAATACCTACTTGTcgaatttattcaaaaatgttaaattcTGCCGATTAAGGAAAGCGGTAAATTCGAGGGTAAATTTCGAAGCAGAGCTAGGATATAGTACCCGATAGTATCTGggttctatagctctggtccAAAGCgtcttttcggatttttttgcatttaattATGTAagattttttgtaattttttttgtttgttttgttttttacttgtaTTTGACGGATGACAGTACAGACCATAGGGGAAAGGTAAACGCCAATCCGGCAATGCAAAAACAACTACACGGATACTACAACTAGCGATTTACCAAGCGAGTTTCTGTTGCTCTTCTTTTACCAGAGCACAATAAGGGATTGTGCGACTTATCCAAATATCAAATGATGGGACAAAGTGGGGAGAGGGTTTAACTATCAAGCAATAGAAACATTGAGAAATATCCAAGATATGTTGTGGATATGTTGCCGTACAAAggaatgaattgattttcatcgTAAAAAAGTTGGATCCCAAATCTGGAACAATTCGTTgagggaaatgaaaataaaagatcaGACGTGACGGGCGgacacgacaaaaaaaaaccaatcatCAAAAATCTACTCGGAGACGTAACACTTACACACATTTGTTTGGTTTGACGAAGAGCGCCATGGAAGAATCGACTGTAGAATAATCGACATCAAAGACGAAGAACCAAGAACGTTATATGTAGAGACAATAATAGAGTGGATGATTCAAATATTATGAGGCCTCGCAATGGAAGACGTATTGAACATGTGAACAGCTCCGGCCAAAAGCAGATGCAGTCGGAAAGTCATTGGAATACCAAAAAGATCGTAGAGACAAaccaaaaacccaaaaaataatccaagtaaaaaaagaggggggaattttgaaagaaaaatcaaaaaatgaaacccAATGAAACAGCAACTGATATGAAACAAAAGATGACGCCGTCAAATCCAAATGTAGAGACGGCGAATCAGTCGTTCGCTAGACAGTTGGTAGAATAGGTGACTACTAGTCCGCTGGCGGTCAAAACGGACGACAAGAAATGATTTTCTAGACGGCCGTCACAGCCTCATTGCTGGGCGTCGCAGGCTTCACGTGCCAGTTACGTATCTCCTCCAAACTGATCTTGGGCCTAATTTCGTCCATCGTGCGACGAAGTTTCTGtttgaaacaagaagaaaaaaacgatttcATTAATAAATAACCGTCTGTTTAGTAGACGACTGCCGTATTGTATGTCTTGATTGAATTACCTCCATCAGGTTGCCCTCCTGCCTCCACACGACGTAGGCCATGTAAGCTGGAACGCAAATCATGGACGAGAGGGCTAATAGCAAGCCGATGAAATGACCCCACCACGGGTAGTGGTAGTCCAGGTAAGTCAGAGGTGTGAACTCGGCCAGGTAAAAGATAAAGACGCCCTAAAATACCCAAATCAAAAGTTGTGTGACTCTCTAACAACTTTCAACAACTTCAATaaggaaatttaaaagaaaaagaaaaacagaaaaaccaaCAATGCAAATGAGTGGAGTGGTGAAACACCAGCAGAATTTGAACCAACGAGTCGGATAATATCCAATCATATCCTTGATTCCATCGTAGAAGCGATCGACTCCGAATCCCCACGAAATGGCGATGCACTCGAAGAAGATGAGCCAGAGGAGCACCAGATTACTGCAGGCGTAAGTGTTGAAGAGCTGGAAAACGTACATGCCTCCCTAATGACAGAGCAGGTGgcaaacaaacacaacaagTAGACAGGTGAAATCGACGCATCATTATACACGGAATAATTGATCAGCTCTGGCTACTGGTTGATTATTGCTATAGACATTAACCATAAGGGGAAAATGAGCTGCTGTCGGACTCGCCGCCGGGGGGGAAACACGTTCGAAAATAATTAAGtcgtcaatttttcttttcttttgtttctttttttacctgaGCGACGCAGGAGAGTCCAATAaggaaagaaacgaaacaaacaacGGCGATGAAAATCTCTTTGCGTCGGCGCAACAAGCGAGGCCACTCATCCACCACCGCCGTTATGAAGCCCTCCAGAGTGCAAAACTgccaaacaatttcaaaagtcaatatttcatttctgtttCATCAAGACAAAAACAGCCGTAGGGCTACACCGTAAAGGTatgcatttaaaaagaaaaatgattgattgatttctaACCTGCGAATCCAATCCCAGAGTGATGAACATGAGGAAAAAGAGGCACGACCATAGAGGAGAAATCGGTAGCTGCAACACAGCCGACGGATACGCCAAAAATGTCAGTCCAGGACCTGAAAGTAGGAAAAAACAATGAAGCAATGAAacgaaatttgaattgttttaccCCCTATAGCGTTCAGCCTTATTCCTATAACACAATTCATCTAGCTATTTGATTTCTCTCTAGTTAAGTTctattttgtcgtcccagcacAAAAACCAATCATGTGTTAATCATTCCTTTCACAGTTTCACGTATAGAAAAGTTCAATGGTCTGCACACACCTGAAGCTGCGACTTCGCTGATTGGTTTGTTTTGTTCCTTGGCCATGAAACCGATAACGGAGAAAATGGCGAATCCGGAGAAGAAACTCGTCCCGGAATTGATGGCGCAGACTATCAGCGATTGCCTGATCAAAACAAACGTCACAGCACGATTATAGGAATTCACTGTATACATAGCACGATAATTTGCCGCCCGACACGGAATAGACAGACCAGACCCCAGACCACCCGAGATCTCTGCCCGAGACCACCACCGTTTCTCACCTGTagacgttgttgttgtattgaTTGTAGCTTCCCAAAGCGATGAGGGAACCGACTCCCAGACCgtaagagaagaagatttgAGACACGGCATCAATCCAAACCTATTGATGGGAATGGAAATAACGTCCAATTCAACCGTTTGGCTAGAAGAGTGGAATAAGATAAAGAATTCGAAGAATAACTTACCTCCGGGTCTCGAAGCCTTGACAAATCCGGAGTCAGGTAGAAAGCGATACCTTCGGCGGCGCCGGGTAGAGTAACTCCACGAATGAGCAACACCGTCAACAGGAAGTAAGGGAACAGGGCCGTGAAGTAAACCACCTGGGAGGGTTTGGTGGTGTGGGAGGAGGACAAAAATCAATAGAGTAAAGACGACGCAAGACAAAAGGGCAAGCAGGAAATGAgacgattttcatttttcatcgtcgTACATAAACATAAGAGAGAAACAATCAAAACGGCGAATGATTGGCCGACTGACCTTGCCCGTCCATTTGACTCCTTTCCAGATGCAAAAGTAGCACATGAACCAAACAGCGGCCAACGTTCCCACCAGTTCCCAGCGAAGTTCGCCAATGTCCTCCAACCCGTCCGAGATCATGAGAACGCGACGCCTGCGGTGGCACAAAAAAGAGACACAATTAATTTCAATCAAGTTCCTCTCCTCTTATTCTCATCGCATTGGAAGATGCCATTGGGTGGTCGGCCAATTGCTGGCCATGGCATATACAGTTATACACACGTACTCCCAGTATTCCTTGACGGGATCGGTGAGGTTGGCGGCCGCGTAGATGGTGCCGTTGAGGTTGTAGAAGGTCGTATTGCCCTCTATGTAGGAGGTGAGGTTCTGGCGCGAGTAGGCGCTCACGCACGTTTCCGTGTTCCACCAGTTGTCGCACGTGCCCCACGGGAGAACTGCAGCAGTAGAGAGATTAGAGTGAGTAATCAGCTAGTATATTGACAGTTGGTTATTAGTTGATATATACCTTTGCTGAGAGACACGAGGAAGTAGAAGAGGCACCAAGCCAAGATGACAATGTAGTAGATGTTGAGCCATGCGGCGTTGATGACGGCGGCGTAGCCCACACCTGATTGATTCGATCGGTTGATAGCATTAGGATCGTTCATATTACTACATCATTCAAGTATCATTCAAGTGACGTATAGTTTTGATCACCTTTGAAGAAGGGCGTGACTTTCCAGACTCCCAGGCCGCCAATTCCCAAGTACTGACCCAAGGCGCACTCCAGAAAAAACATGGGGACACCGGCGAAGAGAATCGTAATCAAATACGGCACCAGAAAAGCTCCTGCCAAATCAAATTACCACCATCGTGACGTAATCATAGCAaccaaaaaggggaaaaaatctatACAATCAACCATAATACAAATACATATAAACAGCCGCCGTATTTTGTGTCGTAATCAAAACGGGACAAAGAAATCCGGTGAAAAAGTCATCGACTATATGGAAGTTATTCGCCGCCGAAAACCCCCCCGCTCCAACGGTGTACGTACGTACGTTTATAGGAATGAGAAGGAGCTCGgaataaagagaaaagcgGCGGTACGTTGCTGAATGATATGTGGAGCATGAGGAGAAGCGCGCGCTATCGATTCTGCCAGACTCTGCGGGTTTCTACTACAACAAGCGAAATAGtagtcgagagagaaagagagaaaataaccTTCGC
The sequence above is drawn from the Daphnia pulicaria isolate SC F1-1A chromosome 1, SC_F0-13Bv2, whole genome shotgun sequence genome and encodes:
- the LOC124324024 gene encoding sodium- and chloride-dependent GABA transporter 1-like, with protein sequence MAEMSEKSKSNKERFGDDEGESNGLLPAASSKGPTVSAATPAIVESHSSLVPVKTDDNLPERGEWSSKIEFIFSTVGYAIGLGNVWRFPYLCYKNGGGAFLVPYLITILFAGVPMFFLECALGQYLGIGGLGVWKVTPFFKGVGYAAVINAAWLNIYYIVILAWCLFYFLVSLSKVLPWGTCDNWWNTETCVSAYSRQNLTSYIEGNTTFYNLNGTIYAAANLTDPVKEYWERRVLMISDGLEDIGELRWELVGTLAAVWFMCYFCIWKGVKWTGKVVYFTALFPYFLLTVLLIRGVTLPGAAEGIAFYLTPDLSRLRDPEVWIDAVSQIFFSYGLGVGSLIALGSYNQYNNNVYRQSLIVCAINSGTSFFSGFAIFSVIGFMAKEQNKPISEVAASGPGLTFLAYPSAVLQLPISPLWSCLFFLMFITLGLDSQFCTLEGFITAVVDEWPRLLRRRKEIFIAVVCFVSFLIGLSCVAQGGMYVFQLFNTYACSNLVLLWLIFFECIAISWGFGVDRFYDGIKDMIGYYPTRWFKFCWCFTTPLICIGVFIFYLAEFTPLTYLDYHYPWWGHFIGLLLALSSMICVPAYMAYVVWRQEGNLMEKLRRTMDEIRPKISLEEIRNWHVKPATPSNEAVTAV